caaaacatttttcagacTGTACCcatatatagcactgaatgtactagttcaggagatatgatgtcataaagattgagatgcatgaaaaactaccaCATCCCACATTAAACTTTAATTTATTATGTATTCTCTATTAATTCCATTCCAGAGACAGTTTGCATGCAGTATCCACATGTAACACTGAATGTATCTGACAAATTACAACTCTGTACAACATGTAGTACAGGAGATATGGTGATGTAAACACTCAAAAGTGTgaaaaactgggtcttcttaatcatcatcctcatcctcatcctcatcttcatcatcatcatcatcatcgtcgtcatcatcactaGTGTTCTGCCCTAGGTCAGGTCTTtacatgtagctctccatgcagtCCTGTCATTTGCTACCCCTCTTCATTTTCTCATAATTGATTTCCATCCTTATCCCATCCATCATCTGGTATCTtctgtgttttcttcttcttcttcttcttctttcatttaccATTTCTTCCATAGCATCTATTAGTGAAGAATCTATTCCATCCAGTGTCCAAACTTGTTGTGTTTCCTTTTCCTaattacctttaaaatttctctctacctcctcatttctcactttGTCTACCCATTTTATCCCATCCATCCCCATCCAAATTCACATCTCATCtcaaatttttatattcttctttcttcctctttcctcagttTCCATGTCTCAGTTCCACATTATGCTATGCTTCATATAAAGCACTTCATGAGTCTTTTCCTCAGGTCCCTATCCATGACCCCATTCACATAGAAGCCTCCTATTTTTATTAAATGCCTCCTTGGCAATTGCTATACACATTTTCATCTCCTTATTGCATCTCATGTCTTCTGTAATTATGCTTCCCAGATATTTGAAAGCATTAACTTGTTCCATATCTTTCTGTCCTAACTGTATAAttgttcttacttttcttgcacttatcaccaaacattttgtctttttcttattaattctcaTTCTGAATTCCTCACAGGtcttatttaattcttttaacattccaATCATAGTTCACACACTCTCTGACAATAacaccacatcatctgcaaatcaAATACATTCCATCCTACTACCACCAAACTGGACTCCTCTTTTCCATTTCACACATTTCTGAATAACATGTTCCAAATATATGTTAAACAGTACTGGGGAGAGACAGCAGCCTTGTCTCACTATCCTCTCAATTGTGCTTCCCTCCATCATTTCATTGCCAATCTAGACTTGTATTTTCTGTTGTAGCTATAGATTCTTAATCAACCTtgtatccctccagtcaactccattgTTCCTCAGACTGTCCATTAATTTATTCCACTGTACTCTATCAAAGGCTTTCTCCATGTCAATAAAAACATGGAGTGCACATCACCCAGATTATGTTCAGccattgtttgataatgagagcatttagtggcTTCCAACAAAATATAAACATAAGTTCAAACTTTTCCTAACTGTTTCTCACTTACAAGCTTATCATCAAATATTTACCTCATTTTGAAGTAATCACAAGTTTGAAGCTGCTTTATACAGGGAGTTCAATTCCTTAAAAAATCTGGGGTTTATGAGAAACAAGCAATGGGGGGTTAAGAACCACCTACATCACATATGAATGGGAATGGAAAGGTGTTGATCTTGAAGCATAACTCAAGATacttggagcaatttcaaccatatTTGTTAGGTATTATTTACAttaaaatactgtgggagtaatattCCCCACTACCACTAAGGGTGCAGGTGCATGAAAAAAAAGGTGACGGCAATATGTTCAATGACGTTATGGTACATTTATTTCCTGTACTGAGTTGACTTGGAAAACTTTTAGATGTGTGAAGTACAATTTCTCTCTTATTTCATGCTGTTCAGTGTGTCAAACAGGATGCAAGAAAGAACACTGAAGTGACCCAGTAATTTTGTCAATGTGTTTTGGGACCTACGAGCAAGCCACACACTATACACCACACGTGAATTTAAAATCCCCCCGGTGATTGTATGGTGTAAAACAGCAGGGAATCAGACAAACGTGTGTGTGATATACGTCACATACGCATATGTTTAACATTTCTTCCTAAGGCCCTGGATTGATTTCGACCAAGCTTGGTGCAAATATTTGTTGTTATTTGGAAAGAAATAGCTCCCATTAGGGTGGGTGTGGGAGTGATAATGGGGTTATGGACAgagaagagagggaggaggaattggatggggggggggggggggggagatgagcagacagagagagtggggaggaggaattCGACACAGAAAGTGGGGAGGAGATggaagggagaggagaagatgcataagaggggggaggaggagatggacagagagagggaggggaggagacacTGAACAGAGATgggggatggatagagagagagggaggaggagatggaccgagagaggaaggaggaggagattgactaatagaagactggaataaatacatacccatgcaatgagatagatagatagatagatagatagatagatagatagagattattttttgtaaatgtggaAGTTGATAGTTTCAGATAAAAATATGCATGCAGAGGGTACATAGGCAAGCAAGtgttaaaaaatggaagaagatgagGTTCTAATGTCGACATCAAGGTCAGTAGAGATGGAGTATAAGCTcacaatgtttcaaggatgggcagGGAAATCAAccacgccctttcaaaggtaccatcatGGGATTGTGAGTGTTAAACCCCTTTAAAAGTGGAATGATTATTATGTCGactaataaattatgagacagaattgctggtcGTTACATTCAAGAGGCTGAGAGACACATATAAAAGTAAAAGTGATGCActacctagctttcagaactaatagttCCATCCCcagggaggaaagagggattgattgGACAAGGCTAAAATTAAGGGCAGGTCACTGAAACTCCAGGACAGAAAGGACCCCATCAGTAGTGAGGATGAGAATAGACAAATATCCTCATGGACCCTTGTTACTcactgaactccattttcaaatgttgcttTTGTATGGAGGATCCAGCTGCAAAGGTCTAGTTTAATTTTCagaccactgcaaagatgagtgatccACATATTGAAGGCAGTGGCACTGAGACTCAGCCaaacttaataaaattttacaCGGTTCCAGGCCATAATCAAATACGTACACAATCTGCAGCTGAATTAGCTCCAATTTTAATCATAGTATACCTAGATCCACTGAACAAAAGTTTTGCTCTTTAGTTGGAAGAAAGCAATGATCACATCCAGCTACAAGAAGTGTAACAGTAGTGATCCATAAAACTATGTAATATCCTTGACATCTGTGTGATATAgaatttagaacatattctgagctcaaacataatgaggtatcttaaacagaatgacctgcatgttgaacagaatgacctgCTCCATTTCAACCAGCACAGATGCTGAAAACATTGATAATGTGAAGACAACTTACACTTTTCTTGCATGACATGCTGAAAGACAATCAGGcatttgcagtattttttgacatccaaacagcatttgactcagttccacaCCAATGTTTGTTAATGTAAGTACAGACATAAGGtatatcaaacaaaattttgtgactggactgaaaatTTCTTGGTACAAAGGATGCAGAAAATTATCTTGGATGTAGTCTCTCTGAGAGAAGTACAAGTACCAAGAGTCATGCATAAGAGAAGTGTTCTGTTCATGTTGTCAATTAATGACCTGACACAGTTCAGACTTATTGCAGATGGTCACTTACCTATGTTggactgtctgaaaaaagctgcggAAATATTCAATCAGGTCGATCAGATATCAAAGTAGTGCaattttgtaacaatattatgaaatcaaacaatgaaaaatccaggatggaatgtaacaatattatgaaaagggtagctgctactcgccatatagcagagatgctgagttgcagataggcacaacaaatcacactgcgagcagcagtaccagtgcatgatgggagtgcaaCTGGGTGTGGGTAAAGAGGAGACtggggcaggggagagagggggagggatagtagggtaggagtggagacagtgaagtgttgcacgTTAGACGGacggcaggggagaggtggggaggaggggacttagcagaaaagaagtaaaagcattgttacattccttcctggatttttcCATTGGTTGATTAGTGCaaatattggaaacttgctttaaacatACAGTAACACAAAGTTATttacttcacaaaacaaaataaaaaaatgtagtatACAATGACTACAATAACACTGtttcacaattagaaacagttgATTGGTACGAATACCCAAGTGTAAAAACTTGTAGGTAAGGCAGCCGGCAGACTTAGGTGCTTTGATAGGACATAAGGAAAATGCAGTCTGTCTACAAAGGATaaggcttacaaatcacttgtaaaTCCCACCTTAGAGTGTTGTCAACTGTGTGGGATCCATAACAAATACAACTAACAGGAGAGATTAACAtattcaaggaagggcagcacaaatgttcaTGGATTTGACTCGTGGGACAGCTTCACGGAAATGTTGAGAAACCTACATACAAACCATGAAGACAagcttagaataattacagcatacacagaggcatttaagcagtcattcttccagtGTCACATACACaactggaatgggaagaaaccctaacatgttGTTCTATGCCACATACTCTTTGCatgtatttcacagtggtttgcagggaaTGTTTGTAGCTGTAGCTGGAGATGCAGATATAGGTTATGGTTGGCTggtcataaacaaataaagcaaatGTATCAACACACAAGTGtctgatttataattataaaaaccCACCATCTACGTAATTCTTaagacagatatttttattttgaaattgttTGTGCAGTGATAATATGTTCTCACAACTACAAGTAAGATACTAGTAACTTTTCACAGTTGAGGTGAAACTTTAATCACATGTCTTGAATTTTCACAAAATAATGCATTTATTGAATTTTAACAATATAGGATGTGCAATGGTTCCCTGTTCTTTGACTCAGGCTTATGATATTGCATCTCATTGCCAGGCAAGTGCCCTATGGAGGCCAGCAATGGTTTGCACTGGAGTCATTAGGGCTATTATCTTTCGGCCTTTGGTGTTTCATGTGTAATTATTCAGATTTATGACCTGAGAATGAGCTGGGCAGTTAAGACCCAAGATGTTCCACTGTTTCAGGAACTAGCTCACCTCTAAGGTCAGACATCATGATCTATAAGACTCAAGCCAAGTCTATGTGCATCAATAAAACAGGTGCACAAATCATTGAAGGATACCTACGGACTACAGGCTGCTGCTGTAGGCACGGGCACTGGTGCAACTATACCTAACCCTTTCCAAAACAATGACAGCCTGGTAATGTGTCCCATGGGCACAGGTGGTGAAGGGGAACTGGAAAGTATGGTGCCACAAGAACAAATGACAAGAACCACTCTCCATGTTAGGCTAGGCATAATCTGTGAATAAGGTACTAATTCTCCGTTCCTGGGTCCAGTCACAGTGAGTTAGACACTATATTCACTGACCCATGTGATGCTTTTATCAAAGGGGAATGCACCACCAGGTTTATTCCAAATCCCTCAGGTTGTACTTGATAACAGGCAACATCACAGATATCAAGAACATATATTGTTTTGGTTGAAGAAAACAAATTCTAAATGACAAAACACATGACCAAGCAAAAACTACTATATACTGTTGAAAACTAAAATATCAAAATTTGAGTACACTGTGGACAGGCTTTTGAATATGCTTTCTTTCTGTGACTGTCTACCTACCATTATGGGATAAATCCATTCTAACTGACATggaatgtatttaaaaaatatcagAAAGAGACATCAACAatcttgttttgaaaattttgaaagaaCTAGCAAAAAATTGGATTAAATAAGTAACTATTGAAAATGGGTGAAAGTATGAGCTTATGTTAAAATTATTGATAAGGAGCACTGACAATGTGATGCTTTAGTGGAGTGGCAACTTGAAAATGTTGTAATACGGTGTGATATAATTAAGAATAAATAAACATACCATAACGTGTTTGTTTTATTCAAATCTCAACATCACCTCAAACATCAAATGAAGCTCTGGATCTGCAGCTCTGGATGAAATTACATTAACACAGGTAGAGCTCAATAGAGTGGACtttaaaagaaggaaggaagattagtgtttaacacttTATTGACAATGAGATCATCAAAGACAGAGCACAAGCCCAAATTAAGGAAGGAATGGAAAGAAAATCAGtcatgccctttcaatggaaccatctcaGCCTTTGTtttaagcaatttaggaaaatcacaggaaacctaaatctggatgaccagatgTGGATTTAAACCACCaatctcccgaaagcgagtccagtgtgccaaccactgttcTACCTTGCTCAGCATAGACTTTAAAGTATTGATGAAGAGAGTTACCATGATACTGATGTCCTCTCAACCAGTCAACTCGAAGAAGACTCTAATGATACAGTAACCGagtgtacacagttttaatgtatttgataatttttctgatgtttcaccagcatgagtggctggcattgtcaaagcttcaccctccattgctggtggtggactgaagTGGAGCTTGCAGCTGCAAGTTATATGTACCTGGCACACCTACATACAAGAGCTTTTCTGTGGACATTTCCAGTGTGGTTGTTCTCTTGCTACTACCTGCAACGGTTGTTGGCTGCAGCACAGGAATCCAGGATCcattcaccttgaggctttcttctttcttgttgaagctattctcatgtttgTGTGTTTCTATAGCTTCTCAGAATGAgtgggtgtgatagctcttctccacAGCCAGAATTTCCATCTCAGAAAATTTTACTATGAGGTCAGCTTCACATAGCACTTGCTCTGTCACTGCCAATTCTCCAACTGCCCCAACCAGCAATGCCACTTATGTTCTGTGATTCTAAtgttgattgatcatccagtcattccaacataaacttttccacatgtgcatggtatgcatTATATTTCTGACATTGCAATATTGGAAATATACCGCATATTCCCAACATAGCAATGTGCTCTACCActgccaatttctccacctgcaaTGCTGCTTATGTTCTGTGCTCTTGGTGCTGATTGATCATTCAgtgattccaacataaacttttccacatgtgcataaTATGTGTTATATTTCTCatagccacaagctcctcttcagtCCACCATGAGTAGGGtggagctttgacaatgccagcaactcatgctggtgaaacatcagaaaaatcatcaaacaatcatcggctgaagaacctgagacagaagccagcaggcagtttgtcaacaagtggccatgaaagccttaacaattttctacagtttAAATACTTAAAGACAACTACAAAATTTCTGACTGTATACATTAcccaaaaaataattttaagtgaGATGTTTCTTCTTATGACTTAAAAGCATGTGATATGTACTCTCAGATTTACACAGTTGGAATAATGTTCTGAAATTGAGTTTACTTATAGCAACTCTCTTCCCTGATTCCACAGCAGTGGTGCTACTTCTGTGTTAAACACTGGCACACTCGCTGCCTAGTGGTAAAAGTTATGTTCGATGAGTAACATACAAGAAACATCTCTATGGCGTGGGCAGTAAATGAAAGAAACCTTACCCAGTGAGAAATGGTACCATTTCTGCAAAAGCCGCAACACAAGGGCAGTGTGGCGGTGCTGCTGCTGACCCTTGTCAATACCAGTCGTCAGGTGAAAGCTTTTCAGCGGCATTGATCTGCTCAGGAACAGCCGTATCTGGTCATAGCAAGGGACATTGCCTGGTAATATGAAAGCAGAAGTCACTTATATACGTATGAGGCAGAGGTTCTACAGGATTAAAtgaaaaaatgcacaaaatttaGACTTTCTCATAGTTTTCTAGGATGCAAATCACTTCAAGAAATTTAAGCAGTAGACCATTACAGACATAACTAAAGATAACACATATGCTCCCTAACAGTATTTGTGGCTGACAATAAGTGAATTTAGGGTGAATTGTGCAACTCATGGCCACAACACCAGAAGTAAATATAATTTCCCATATAGATAAATGACAGAGTAAAGgtaacacttctaatataattgAAGTGCTGAGTGACTGATagtcacataaacaagactgaaaatattGCTAATTTATCAGATATTATTCTCCTTCAGAGCTGACTAATACAGCTACATTGTCTCAGCTGACTACATTGTACTGGCATTGCAGCTTGATTGGGATAAGGGTTGTGTTGCATGGAGTACGTGAGGAGAGGAAGGACATTAGCAGGGCAGAGGAAGAGTGGAGGGAAGAGTGGTTGATGGCTAGGAGGGAAAGGCAGCAACAGCTTGGAGAAGGAATGTGGCACCTGAGGATTGTAGGATCATAAGATGTGTTGTAAGACAGTCATTATCCACACAGTTCAGAGAAGCTTATattgaggggtggggtggggtagggCGGGGGTTTATCCACGTAGCTtgagctgtgaagcagtcactgaagtcaaGTGTATTGTGCTCAGCAGCACATTCTGCCACTGGGTAGTCAATTCTGCTCTTGGCCATTGTATAGAGGTGGCCATTTATTCGGGGGTGGACGGAGgggtgtggggtgggggagggggcgggggacagCTGTTTGGGTGTCAAGCCCACATAAAATACATGCAGAAGTTAGAGTTGGTTTATGATGCAACTGCTTTCACAAGTGGTCCTGCCTCTGATAGAGCAGGATATGcttttgacaggactggaatagggtgTGCAGTGGGTATATAGGTAAGGTCTTGTACGTGGGTCTTCCACATGTGTATGATCTATGTGTGGCAAGTTGTTGGTAGTAGATGTGGTGTAATAATGGACTGATATATTTTGTAGACTGGTTGGGTGGTGGAAAATCAGTCTGGGAGGGATGGGAAGGGTTGTGGATAGGATTTCTCTCATTTCTATGCACAATGATAAATAATCAAAACTGAGGAGAAGGATATGATTGTATCCACTTTAGGCTGAtattgggtaggggggggggggggggaagagttctCTTTTGCAGCTGGCTCATGGTGGTGGTCAAAAGATTAGAGCACAGaagatacatcccattgtaccagttatcagggTTTTTCCCCGTTCCATTCAAGTGTGGAGTGTGggaaaaaatgattgtttgaattgAATGAAAGGTACATAAGTAAATCTGTGGCATAGCCATGGACATCCAAATGGCACCCTCCTATGTCAACTTGTTTAtgtgccatctagaggaaaccttcataGCCTCCCAAAACCCGAAACCCCTTGTCTGATTCAGGttgattgatgatatcttcatgatctggattcaggACCAAgtcaccctatcctcattccttcacaacctcaacaccttctctttcATCTTCTTAAGCCAGTCTTCCTCAATCTAGCATACCACCTTCCCAGACACTGATCTCCTCatttctgatggctccatccacacttctGTTGACATTTAACTCAGAAACAGTACCTgtatttcaacagctgtcatcccttccacacacacacacacaaaagaaatccTTCCCATAGAGCCTAGCCACCCAGGTTATAACATATCTGCAGTGATAAGAGCTCCCTTGCCCAGTTTTCTGAAAGCCTTCACATGTGCTATCCCTcagacatcatctgcaaacaaatttCCCATGCCATACtttcccaatcctcccaccacccccaagaacaagctacaaaggagtgccccttcatcacccaataccatcccaggctggaacaactgaatcacatcctaCATCCGGACTAAAATACGGGTCACCCCACCAAAGACACTTCCCAtcactcctaaagtggtgttcggTTGCCCAccaaactgcacagatgggagttatccttacaacacatactCTCCTCCTGAGATCATCCCAGTCTCAGCCTatagtaacctactgtccccacaccctccacacaacagtttccaccccatcCATTGTATCACATTCTCCCAATTCATGTCCTCTCATGCTCATTTTGTACTGCTCTCTGCCACACTCGCACCAGTCTTTCCCCctcctctgctcctctccttttctggtGCCTGCTTGCCACTTCCCCTCACCTCCGTCCCCTACAGCCCCCAGATGCTGCATCTGCAGCAATATCTTATCACCGTCTAGTCGCTACATGCTCCGCCAGGCAGCACTCATTTCTCTCCCTCTCACCCCTACTCCactatccctcccctcccctgcaCCTCACctgaattgctgctttgtttgatgCAGTTCCATTCAGGCCAGAGCAGCATGAGAGAGCAACAATGTGTGCATGTGCATGAGGTGTGATTGCTtctgtgtgtgtttcctttctgatgaaggctttggtctgaatctcagtgtgtaacagtcttttcattgtatctgtctgcaactcaatttgTCATCTTtctggtgagtagcaatgtatccttttcaaaCTAATGTTGATGTTCCAGTGTGGACTTTCCATTGTTAAGTGATGAAAATAATGAGTCAAAGAGATGGAATGCGTTGTAAATCTTAGTTCAAGCAGCAACATTTGTtgaacacaaacaacctgtttaacAACAACATGAATTGTCAGTTAGTCTGTGAACCAAACAGTAAAAGTCTTGGTAAAATATTCATCTGAGACaacacaaataataaaattattccaaGATAACTCCAGAATAGATGAATTATCCGAGTCCACTATGCAgaatgccaacagccttgccgcagtggtaacactggttcccgtcagatcactgaagtgagtcagcatccggtctgccgagcactgttggcaagccaagtgcactcagaccttgtgaggcaacctgaggagctacttgattgagaagtagcggctccggtctcataaactgacgtaCAGCCAGGAGAGTAGTGAGCTGACCACATGTTCCTCCATatatgcatccagtgacacctgtgggctgaggatgatacggtggcTGGTCGGTACCACTGGtccttccaaggtctgttcggatgaagtttagtttagttatttTTTTACTTAGCAAAATAACACATATGTTGTAATCGAAGTTCCCTACAAGCAAGAGTTGGTGGGAACCTCAAGTTTATAATTCATAGCACTAATACAAAGTTAATAGTCAGGGAATTGCACATTCCTCATGCAGAGATGAGTTTGGTAACAACCAGCCACCAGGCTGCTTCATATCTGGTATATCtctcgagtatagctttaagtgtcagaaagtcttttctgaaagcatttgtatggagtgtcgccatgtgtgGAGTGAAATATGGTCAGTAAACAGgttagacaagaaaagaacagaacagaagctttcaaaatgtggtgcttcagaagaatgctgaagattagatgggtagatcacataactaatgaagaggtcctgaacataattggggagaagaggaatttgtggcacaacttgactagaagaagggatcggttggtaagacacattctgagtcatcaagggatcaccaatttagtactggagggaaacttGAAGGGAAAaattcatagaggaagaccaagagatgaatatagtaagcagattcagaaggatgtaggttgcagttgttattcagagatgaagagccttgcacaggatagagtagcatggagagctgcatcaaaccagtctctggactgaagaccacaacaacaataacgataACATGGAACCTCACGTGACTGGCATGTGATGTCAGCCTTGTTCCTTCTGCAGGTACCCTCACCAGACAAATGTGATGTTAATATGTGCTGTTACAAATACTGATACATCATTAGTCTGTATGTCCAATGGGGTTTCTAAAGAATGGTTGGGCACATATTTGCCATGAGTGACTGATTGCTGAAAATTGTAATTGTAGGATGGAAAGAATGAAACAGAGAAGTTGCGATATGAGGATAAAAGGTGCATTACTGTTGATGTAGGATTCATCAGTTGTGCTGAAATGAACAGGATGTCTGACATGTCACAGGAATGTAGAAATGCACCAAAGCAGTCTTAATGTTGAAGAACAAacaacaaaaatgcaaaaagtCCTTCCTTTATATGACTATTCTTTCTTGCTGACATTTCACACTCATACAAGCTGTTGTATCTTTTCCTCATGTTGCATGTTTATACTTGTTCCCCCTGATGCTTTAAGTGCTTGAGACTGACATATGGATCAAGTTGCATGTTTATAATTGCTGCCTCTAAAGCTTCCAGTATTTGAGACCATTACATGCGCCCTCTAAGAAGGCATTGCACATGGAATCACTGCATAAACTGAAAAGGATGTGGACTCACAGATAACGATCTTGATGGTGAGCTTGGGGCAGCAgcgacagacctccctccaggtgGACTCTGGAATGCGGCAGCCACCCTGCAGGCCTCCCACCTCCCAGACACGCTCGCGGTCTGGAAGGTCTCTCTCCTCACACAGCAGCTGCAGCTCACGCAGATTACCTCGTGCCACAGCCCCCACACACAGCAGCGCCACACCACATGCGTCGCTCACGTGTGAATACCTCAGCGACAGCACCACCAGTCCACTCAGGCGAGATAGGGCACACAGGAAGCCTGCCTCCGATGTCATCCGTGTCCGGAAGGCACCTTTGCCTACATTTATACATTCCTCATTTTCTGTATCTCTAATTGATAAGGAGAACCTTAAGGGATGTGAAATCAAACCACAACACAGATAATTCAAGAAAATGGTTAGCATCAGATAAACGTAACATAATCATGATATGATAGGCAAAGTTACTCCCATCAACGTGGTATCAAAACAGTACATTTATGAGCACGAAAAGACACAAGAAATCTGAGTAAATATTGCTTGTTTTAACATGGG
This portion of the Schistocerca nitens isolate TAMUIC-IGC-003100 chromosome 7, iqSchNite1.1, whole genome shotgun sequence genome encodes:
- the LOC126194784 gene encoding uncharacterized protein LOC126194784 encodes the protein MTSEAGFLCALSRLSGLVVLSLRYSHVSDACGVALLCVGAVARGNLRELQLLCEERDLPDRERVWEVGGLQGGCRIPESTWREVCRCCPKLTIKIVICNVPCYDQIRLFLSRSMPLKSFHLTTGIDKGQQQHRHTALVLRLLQKWYHFSLEGLTLHLFRNREAMGGVLAEAMASFPRLACLEFNGCLRQAPRRYLRLLCRLASSVRCDCLRRMSIAIQESLPHDEKLTSIIDDLQQEFEPRCKERGVKLTLSLSNM